Proteins encoded together in one Camelus dromedarius isolate mCamDro1 chromosome 11, mCamDro1.pat, whole genome shotgun sequence window:
- the HAL gene encoding histidine ammonia-lyase isoform X6, with protein sequence MGMEYIALDGDSLTTEDLVSLGKGHYKIKLTPTAEKKVQKSREVIDSIVKEKTVVYGITTGFGKFARTVIPTSKLEELQFNLVRSHSSGVGKPLIPERCRMLLALRINVLAKGYSGISLETLKQVIKVFNASCLPYIPEKGTVGASGDLAPLSHLALGLIGEGKMWSPKSGWADAKYVLEAHGLKPVVLKPKEGLALINGTQMITSLGCEAVERASAIARQADIVAALTLEVLKGTTKAFDTDIHAVRPHRGQIEVAFRFRSLLDSDHHPSEIAESHRFCDRVQDAYTLRCCPQVHGVVNDTIAFVKNIITTELNSATDNPMVFASRGETVSGGNFHGEYPAKALDYLAIGVHELAAISERRIERLCNPSLSELPAFLVAEGGLNSGFMIAHCTAAALVSENKALCHPSSVDSLSTSAATEDHVSMGGWAARKALRVIEHVEQVLAIELLAACQGIEFLRPLKTTTPLEKVYDLVRSVVRPWIKDRFMAPDIEAAHRLLVEQKVWEVAAPYIEKYRIEHIPESRPVSPTAFSLEFLQRKSTKIPESEDL encoded by the exons ATGGGGATGGAG TACATCGCCTTGGATGGGGACAGCCTGACCACAGAGGATCTGGTCAGCTTGGGCAAGGGACACTACAAAATCAAG CTCACCCCTACTGCTGAAAAGAAGGTGCAAAAATCCAGGGAAGTCATAGACAGCATCGTGAAGGAAAAAACTG TTGTTTACGGCATTACTACAGGTTTTGGGAAATTTGCCAGAACTGTAATTCCTACCAGTAAGCTAGA ggAGCTCCAGTTCAACCTAGTACGTTCACATTCTTCAG GTGTTGGGAAACCACTAATCCCTGAGAGATGCCGGATGCTCTTGGCTTTAAGGATCAATGTCTTAGCCAAAGGATACAGTGGCATTTCCCTGGAGACTCTCAAACAAGTTATCAAAGTGTTTAATG cctcctgcctgcccTACATTCCAGAGAAAGGAACCGTTGGTGCCAGTGGAGACCTTGCCCCACTCTCTCATCTTGCTCTTGGGCTAATTGGGGAAGGGAAGATGTGGTCTCCGAAGAGTGGCTGGGCTGATGCTAAATAT GTCCTGGAAGCTCATGGGTTGAAACCAGTTGTTTTGAAACCAAAAGAG GGTCTGGCGCTTATCAATGGGACGCAGATGATCACCTCCCTGGGCTGTGAAGCTGTGGAGAGAGCCAGTGCTATTGCTCGGCAGGCTGACATAGTGGCGGCCTTGACTCTCGAGGTGTTGAAGGGCACCACCAAAGCCTTTGATACCG ACATTCATGCTGTTCGCCCTCACCGTGGGCAAATTGAAGTTGCTTTTCGGTTTCGGTCCCTCTTGGATTCAGATCACCACCCATCTGAAATAGCAG AAAGCCACAGGTTTTGTGATCGCGTTCAGGATGCATATACCTTGCGCTGCTGTCCACAG GTCCATGGTGTGGTGAATGACACAATAGCGTTTGTGAAGAACATCATTACCACAGAACTTAACAGTGCAACAGATAATCCT ATGGTCTTTGCCAGCAGGGGAGAGACTGTTTCCGGAGGAAATTTTCATGGTGAATACCCAGCCAAA GCCCTGGACTATTTGGCTATTGGCGTCCATGAACTTGCTGCGATTAGTGAAAGAAGAATTGAAAGGCTCTGTAACCCCTCCCTCAGCgagctgcctgccttcctggtgGCTGAAGGAGGTCTGAACTCTGGATTCATGATAGCCCACTGCACAGCCGCAGCCCTTG TTTCTGAGAACAAGGCGCTGTGCCATCCCTCGTCCGTGGACTCCCTCTCCACCAGTGCTGCCACGGAGGACCATGTCTCCATGGGAGGGTGGGCAGCAAGGAAAGCCCTCCGGGTCATTGAGCACGTGGAGCAAG TGCTGGCCATTGAGCTGCTCGCAGCCTGCCAGGGCATCGAGTTTCTACGCCCCTTGAAAACCACCACTCCCCTGGAGAAGGTCTATGACCTGGTGCGCTCTGTTGTAAG GCCCTGGATAAAAGATCGCTTCATGGCCCCAGACATCGAGGCAGCACACAGGCTGCTTGTGGAGCAGAAG GTTTGGGAAGTAGCTGCACCCTACATCGAAAAGTACAGAATAGAGCATATTCCAGAATCAAGACCTGTTTCTCCAACAGCATTCTCACTGGAATTTCTGCAGAGGAAATCCACCAAAATCCCAGAGTCTGAGGATCTTTAA